In Zingiber officinale cultivar Zhangliang chromosome 1A, Zo_v1.1, whole genome shotgun sequence, the DNA window tGACTATATGAGAAAGAACCCAAATTATTCTTCAAACAATTACAATTTAAGCTATTTTAGAAAGCCTTCATCAACTTCCATAATATAATCATTCTACCTTTGAGTGAGTAGTAATTAGTCAATGATAAAAAAACAATTCTAACTTCTTCTATGGTGCATTAGATATTTGCAAGGGTGAGTAAGGTTTGGAATGTCCTTTAGCAACATGGCAAGTTTGATATCTTTAGGTGATTCTTCAACAAAGTCAAAATTTTATCTAGCCAAAAATTTCATTAAGTCTACCTTCACATGTTTATTGATAACAAAATGACAGTCAATGAGCAATTAGGAATAATTTGTTAAAATAGAAATGAGAACTAAACAAGAAGACAATGTCGAAGTAGAGGACAGAACTAAACAAGAAGACAACTCTTTATTGCTCTTCCTCTTCATGCACATAAAGGATGACACCATGCCCTATTTATACTACTCCATGGTAGACTACTTCCTTACAAGATTTAGAATGTTCATGATTCTTATAAACTCTTCTCCACATTAAAACTTACAAGTTGTCATTCTTGAATAATCTAAAAACTTTCTTCAAGTTAGTGTTGATGATATAGCTAACATAATTTAGAAAGACCAGTATCTTAACATACTTCTTAAATCTtatcataaaattatttgaacACTTCAAATTTCACCCCTTTTTACCTGCATAGTGTTGAGAATATCTTCTAAACAATATTATCTTTCAAGACGAAATGAGTGTGTTATttctatgaaatatgattttatgCATTGATCTAAAGCACTTGTAGCATAGACTATATATACAATATTAAGTAGACCTCAATTAAGGATCAGCTATTtatattcaaaaataataaaatataatttaatttatatggCCTGGATGAAGCACATATGTGATGTCTAATTCTGCCATGCTTCTAAAGAAGAAATCATTAAATGAGTTGATTAATATTGTGTATAATAGATCTAATGTCATTCCGCTCTATCCTGGACCCACAAGAGTTTCGTGCACTGGATTATCTTTTAATTGGTTAATGCTTAGTCGATTGAATTGCTTGTCCTAGGTTATTTATGACATGTGAATTAATATTGTCTCATAAGGGAAGATAAATATGGTTTTGCCCCGGAGTAGAAGATCAAGGGCGTCTGGATTGATGGATAGAATAGGAAGAAAAAGGGTGGAAATCGAATACCCACTTTTATTAATTGTTCATAGAAATAATACAGATTCACTAGAGAATGGTAAGTAGAGTAGAAAATACAGTAGCTAAAACGATTCCGAAGAAGAAAGACTTGGGAAGACAGTGTCAGGGTGTTTTAAAACGATGTTTACTTTTGTTATCCTTCAGCTCGAGCTCGTACTTTGCAATAACATACTTGAAGAGAAAGCTAGATAGAGACGTACAGTCTCAATTCTCAAAGACGGAAATgaaaatatacaaaaaaaaaaaattaaaaaaaaaatctatctgCGTGACGACATTAATAACTCTTTTTGGGGGGAAATTAAAGCACACCAATTATCAAACGGAAGAGAAGGCGATTAAGGGGCAAGTGATGGTACCAGTGCAAATATTCTCTCAGGGCAGGTTCGCTTGGACTCGGAGCATCCGGATCTACCATGATCTGCAAATTAAGCATGCATGAACGATAACACACTGGAAACTGGATggtatttaattaatattagtcACTGagaaataattaattaaagtcGAGGGCTCACGAGTGTGTAAAGATTGTCGAGATCAGTTCCTACGACCTCGACCCTCGGCTCCTCGGCCACGGCTGACGGCTTCATCTCGCATCCATTGGTAACCTCCCGGGAGTTGTAGATGACCCTGAGAGCCACGCTTCTCGTGAAGGGATCCACCACATCTCCCACCACCCTTCCCACCACAAGGGAATCCCTGATCTCCCTTTGCATGATCTCTCTTTTTGTTTCCCGGCCCGAtcgagaaaaagaaagaagagagacaGAGCggaagacaagaagaagaaggaggtggatcgagaaaaaaaaaaatagctaagaGATACCTGAAACGAAGACTTCCCAGTCTGTGGTCCATTTTACGAAGGAATATTTTTAAATTGCCAAGTAATTAATTCAACGTCccttaatttaaaagaataaaagaaaataacatTCAGCAGTAATATTTTTATTTGTGGGCTCGGAGTCTTATCCTATTTCCTATTTGGTGATGAATTTTGCGTGGAGCCAGCGATGGTCTACAGCGAGGGCAGGAGGGATGCACTTCGATTAACTTTGTTGCCGAGTATAAAGCCACATCACTTCCTGTCCGGAGGTGATGCTGACGCATGCGTGCTCGGCGAGGGAACACGCCGGTCCTGGGAATCTATTGGAGACGTTTACCGTCGCATTCGAACCTTAATGACTTCGCGTCGCTATCGCTGGGTGTTGTCGTCGCCCCATTGGAGGGCCGGGAGATCCAATGGGAATGGTCGGGGGACCCAGCGAACCAGACGAGGAAGGCGCTGTCGAGTCGCCATTGGACGACAGCGGATCCGGGGCTTCGTCCATCCACATGAATGCACGCACATTGTCCACGATTCGACCGTGCGATATCGGATAATGGGGGTCATGGGTCAATCTATCATTGCTCCTCTAACTCGAGCATAATTAATTATGCATATATACGTTCTCGACATGCAAAAGATCAGAAGGAGAAAAagtctttaattaattaattaattcaaaagttTGATAAAGGAGTTCCCtagcttaattttaaatatttcacgAGGATGCTTATTCTAGTTGAGCGTTCCAATTTCTTATATTAGTTTTCACGTTCAACTACTTGGATTTGCGTGTAAATAACTAGATGATGTAATAGTTAAAGTTAAGATGTACGTATCTAAATGGATCATTTTTAACATGGCTTAACTTTCCATTTCTCATAGGCACAATTTTCAGTATAAATCCGATCTATCCTAGAGTCGGATGGACCTCCAGACCTCAGCTTCTCACTTGTCATAGACATGACTCTTAGTATAAATCCGATCGTCCCCAGAGCCAGTCAGACCTCCAAGGTTTAGCTCCCTGCTTCTCATGGGCATGATCCTAGTATAAATCTGGCTGACCGCATAACTGGTAGGACCTCCAAAGTTCAGCTCCCTACTTTTCATGCGCATGACTCACCACGTAAATTCGATCGATCCACGCCGATCAAACTTTAACGGGGCTTGGCTCCCCACCTCACATGGACATGACTCCAAACCTAAACTCGATCGGCTCCAAGCCAATCAGACTCCCTCTAGGAGAGAGCATTGTTAGAGAATTACAATCACTTGTCGAAGAATAACGGTTACCCATCagaaaatattccactactttgaCATATACATGCAACGGAGCATTCCTCTGCCTTGAGGAAGGTCGTTGTACATCCTTCACTACTCGATATATTCTAACACCAGACATTCTCTGACGCCTTATTATTGTGGAAGTTATGAGAGGTGATATATAAaaggatcctctccgttggccagatACGTGTACACGTACGCACACACATCCACACTATTATTCTATTATTCGTTTTCTTCTCTGTTTTTCACCGGGGCTATGgttctgacttgagcatcggagtgtcTGTGCCAGCAATGACCTCCTCCGTAGTTCTCACTCTAACGTTCATGTTTGCTCTCTTTGTAGTGTATGCAGGTATGCGGTTTTCAACTCCAGGTCCTTTCTCCATCAACATTTCTATCTTCTTATCGACTGCTCATCTACTTAACTTTCGGATGGAATCAAATACAAATTGAGTGGTAAAGGCCTTAGGATGATCTGTGCCCTCGTTTATGGGAATCATGCTCACAAttgactttgaaaaaaaaaaacaaaaatcatgTAAAATCTTCTATATTTAAACAGTTATTATGATCCTGTTATAATGCTATCTAATATATAACTACAAAGGACTAAAAATTAATTACAATCTCTTTTCCCCTGCATTAAAAATATAATGTGTTACAAATTGCCTATTTACTTGGGTGGAAACCTAAGTccagaaatttaaataattttattttttattccgaCAAATTAAATATCTTAGAGATGACGAGAAACAAATTTAGAGATTCCTTTTATCCATCATTTTAGATCCACCTAATTAAATTAGATAGAAATAATTAATAACAATGTATTAATTGTCTTGTCTAGGACTATGACTTTCATGAGTTAAAGAAGTTTGTCATAGTTGGGGCTCGAATTGCGGGCGCCTGAGTGATAATCTAGATATCCTACCGCTGCACCATAGCTCCGGGGGCGAAGTTTCCTCAATAGAGTTACTAAACAAGATGAATATGTGGTGTATACTCTGATAGAATGTTATTAATCATAATAAGAACGTACGTAGCTCCGCGTGTGACCACAATCTCTTATACAACATTGTGCAATAAGCTATCTAGCAGGGAGATTAATCAGTTCATCCCTACCTTAGCTTGTACATACACGAgaaagactatatatatatatatatatatatatatatatatatatatatatatatatatatatatatatatatatatatatatatagtgcacATATTTTGATCGAGTGCATATATAATTAAAGAGACGATAGAGGATACATGAGCTAGATTGGATACATTCTCCGGCCACCAGAGCCGGACTCCCGCTGACAATTGAAATAGACAGCGGCAACCGGCAAACCCAAGCTGTAGAACTCGGCAAAGTCTCGGGTGCTGAAGTTCTGCCTCCACCCAGGCGGGTCAACAGCTTGCCGCCCCGGCTGTTTgaacaacacaaacacaaaccgGTGAATTCCCATCGTCGGCCTCGGGCTACAATAGGCCATCACCTCTTGCCCTAATCAAATCAAGACGGCCGGCCATCATTAATTAGATAGTCTTTTAAGATTTAATCATATTCATGACTCACCGAATGTTGCTCCAGTTGTAGATGGAATGTCTGTCACCAGCCTGCGTGCAGTTTAATTAAAAGATTGAATTCAAACCCTAAAAGTAAGTTAATtattgctatatatatatatatatatatatatatatatatatatatatatatatatatatatatatatatatatatatatatatatatatatatatatatatatatatatatatggggatGGAGTGACTGATTAATTACCAGTGGAGGTATTCCCTTAGGTTTGGTTCACTTGGACTCGGAGCATCTGGGTCTACCATCACCTACAAGAATATTTATACATACGTACGTACACACCAATCATTTAACTATACAAACATGATCTGGGTTGACTTGCATGGATACGTACGAGCGTGTAAAGGTTTCTGAGATCCGTGCCTCCCACTTCAACCCTGGGTTGGTTGACCACTTGTGACGGCTTGAACTCGCGCCCACTGCCCACATCCCTCGACCCATAGGTCACCCTAAGTGTGACGCTCCTGGTGAAGGGATCCAACACATCACTAATCACCCTCCCCAGCACCAGTGGATCTCTTTCCAAGTTCATGTTAAATCTCAAAACTTGATTTATATCAGCACTTAAACTTCTCCTGTGGCATGTAAATATACTCTCAActcacctatatatatatatacaatcgtGTCCAAAGTAAACGCCAAACTCTATGCTCGAATCTATTTCCATAATTTGATTAGATTAAAGTGCAAACAACTGGAATCTTATACAACCTGTCGAGTGGCGAGTAGAAATGGCGTTAAAAGTCAGTGACCACCAAAAGGCGTCGCTCTTTAGAATGCTATTCTCCGTTAACGGCCTCAGGCATTGCCCTTTGTGCCTTCAGAATGCTATTCTCTGTTTATGGTCATGTTTAAATTCTTCTTTCGGATTGCAGAAGTCTACATATGCGCATAATCAGAAGAACAAAAATTAAGAAGTCGGCCGACAAGAACCGACCAttcttttcattcttttctaGAACGGCGACTGCTAGAAGATCTATGTTGTAATGGTGCTTATATTAGCTGGACGAATCTTAATTTGCCTTTGCCTGTGATGGAGTTATAAAGGGTGGCAAGGATAAGCCTTTTGCACGAGCGGTGTAGCTAGCTTGGAGATCATGCAATGGTGGGTCGGTTGGACAGATTGAAGAGGATCGATGGTGTTGTCTTGAAGCCGGAAATAGGTAGAAAAATTTACTCGCACTTGCCTTACAAGGGATGAAGCTTTCATATGGCTATCACAAATTAAAGAATTAATATTTATGCATGGTTTCTTACTCAATCAGGCCATTTTTTTTTTCCCGATAACGACGCTGATGAAAAGCCAAGATATATATCGATGCTTTGTCTATAGATATACATATAAGCAGGCCTAGGTAAAACCTCCACTGAGGCTGGCTAACATGGAACACAATCATTATTTGACAAGCACCACTTGTTTTTTAACTATCAATTCATGAATAACTGTTTTCAGCTAATATTAAGCTTAAACTTGCCATTTATTATTTTTTGCAAACATATAATTGGCTTAAAGAAAGAGCTAATATAATGGTTGGAGTTCAAATTTGGTGTGGTGTATCAAGGTGAAATGTGTACTGCATGTCAGTTTTGAGAACTTGTATACCTATAGCTTCCTCCTCTTTTCTGTTGTTGTCCAGTTATTTTTGGATTTTCACAAGTACTAGATTATAAACTTCTCCAAATGggaaaaaaattttatattattattcttattaaCAAACAAAAAAAGTGTTAAAAGGTCTTAAAAAGAGTGGGGGCAAGACTTACCTGGCAATAATTAATTCGGACATCGGAAATGCTATATATGGGCCGGCCCACTGGTTAAGCCTGAGCTTGTGGCTGCGTCTCCTCTTGTAGTCTTGTTCCTTTCAAGTTTATGGATTACGGATTTGGCAACACTTTTAAGATGCCTTGAGCTCGTCTGTTTGGAAGTATATACCATGACTACGACTTCGTCTCGTCGATTGCTCTCTTCTTCGTTCTTTGTTGCACCCTTTTTTCTCAGTTCAACCTCTTGAGAGTTTTTGGTTTTCTCCAATCTCCCATGCTTCTCGTTCAATTGGTTTTGTTCTCCGTTGGGGCATGAGAAATCTGATTCCTTTtgggaatatatatatatgtttcatTGGCCAACTTCGTACTGAAGAGCTCTGACGGTGTAGAAAGAGTAGGTTGCTATCCCTTCACCGCAAGGTATGTGGTTTTCAATTCATTTATGCTAATTCCAGTGTTAAGCCTATGTTTTTTTTTGAAGTTCCAGTGTTAAATTAATATATAAACTTTTAATCCAAATTATCTTCAGGCCGTCTAGATGTTATGGAAGTGTTGCATTACGATAAATCCTCAGAAAACCATTCTAATATTGATGTTATGCAATAGATGACACTCTCTCATTGAACAATACGTGTAACTAGAGTTCTTTTGGATTGTAACATTTCAAGTCAGAGGAAAGAAATTCATAATATAGACTGAATCTCAACAACGATatacattcattttttttttccagaaaTATAGATTCGACAGTCTAACTTCCAagcttaattaatcaaataaaagaGGCTCATTAACCTTAGAAAACCTTAGGAGGCCGGCCTCATAACCAAGATATTGCTCAGATTTTGGTAGGACTGAGGAATCCACACTAATTAGTTGGGTTGGTGGATGCACCTTGTTCTGTAAGAAGTGGCTCGGGATTTGATGAGCAGCGAGGAGCTTATCCAAGATAGACCAGTCCCAATTTAATGTCTCCTGGGGAAGGAGAGTTTTTTCTGATGCCAATTTTACTAGTTTCTTAGAGCATCTAATGTCCATGGAAACTGGAGGAATTGAAGTAACGGAACAGGGTTCAGAGTCTAACAGCTGTGGAAGATCTACTGAGCCATTTAAGGAGAAGTTGGTTGGGATGTGGAAGCTCTGTTTTTGCTCCAATGGATAAGAATCAGTAGCTGTTGATTTGAATTGATTTTCGTCGGCCACTGCGTCGGGTAAGATGCCCCTCTGGTAGCTCCTCTTTCGAAAAACCCTGCAGACAACCCATCCATCTTCCTGCAGAATTTGAAAAAGTTGCACTTGAGTTCAGAATTTTCAGCTACCCTAATGAAAGCATCATTAATCTAGTGTAGCAAGCAGTAAAAAGGCTATTATGGTTAACATTATAATCTTATCCGCCATTAATCTAAAATGTGGTTAAGATCTATCATTTGCTTTGACATTGTTTTACACAGGTTGCCAATGTCTAATGCAGCCTTCAAATTCTTTTCATCTCGAGTATAATTATTCCAAGCACAGTAGGGAGCTTAAGATCTATATGATTGGCAATTATATCTAGAGTAAAATAGTAAAATCCTAAAATATATTGCATTGCCCTTTTTCTTTAATCAgaagtataatgagaaaaaaaatgcaaTAGTATTTCTCATACATCTTATAAACACGATTGCTCTAGAGAAGAATGGTGGAAAAGTTATATGTTAACTAATTTCTTTAGAATAGTTGTTCTAGTATCTTGACCTGTGAACTTTCATTTGCTAGACGATACTCATGCATAATCCAGTCCGTCTTCTGACCATTAGGAGCTCGTCCAATATAGAAGACTAAGGTTTTTCTCATGCCAATTGTTGTTGAGTTGCTGATGTGTATGACCTTATCTCTCCCAGTTGCCTTCCAAAAGCCTGCAGCAGTTGCACGATTGGTTCGTGTTCCAGTCGGATACTTCTTGTCCTTGCGGCTAAAGAAATaccattcattttcatgttgAGACCCAGATCCGATTTTGCACTGGTCTGCGTAAAAGAAAATTCCATATTAGTTTTCAGTGATATGATAGCCAAGAAATTAAGGATCTTTAATTCCATGGTTTCCTTTACTAGTGTAACTCGAGCACTGACATCATGATCATAGATAAACTGAGTTCCTATTCTATCTCATTAATTGATAACACAAACCTTCGAGATCCCATGGTTCAAGCTTATTGAGATCAACATCCCTTATGACATCAAGATCGATAGCTTCATAGGCTAACTTCTTTCTCAGATAATAGTAGAGGAGCTCCTCATCTGTTGGGTGAAAACGAAAGCCGGGTGGTACAATCAACTGCCTGCTGCTCATCATCATCTTTTTCTGATACTCTGCCACGAGGAAAGCAAATGCACAGTGGCTGAGTGAAAATTTTAAGCTTGCAAAAACACATTGGAATAAAGTCTAAGCTATTGATCAGGATCTCTGCTCTTCAAACTTGCAGAAGAACAAGATTAAAGTTTCAAGCAGGGATGACTCAGATTAAAGCAAGAAGTGTACCTGGATCTTTTTTTCGTAAGTTGCTGCAAAGGACAAGAACGAGAGCCAAGTGTTGGTTATCCTACAGAAAGGTGAGCTTTTAAAGAGAGGAGCTTAGCGCTTTGCATGCTTGGTCACGAGAGAGGACTACTGATGAGCTTAATTAATAATGTCTCAGCTATGCAGGTGCAAACAATTAACAGTTTCAATGTGGTGGCGGTCAAAGATTATTGGTTGTGGACAGTTCATTGAGTCTAAGAAGAAACAAGGAAGTTGTCGATCTGTGAGCAAGGGACCTGTCGTATAGAATTCCTTCTAAAGAAGAGTGAAAGTTAATGACCTGCAATTAGGCAAGGGAAAGATCAAAAATTTATTATTGCGTAATGCTTTTAATTATTGTAGTAAAAAGATGATCATCTCTCATAGCCGACTCTCACAGTCCGTCTGGAATCAGCTTATAGCCGCAATCAAGCGGCTACGAATACATAAGGCTTTTAATGCTACACAGACTGATGGAATGAAGGAATATATTTAGCGATGCCACATTCCATTTCTATTCTGCAGTCCCCTTCATTCCCTACCCACGTCTTGTTTATTCATTAAGTTGTTTTCTCTCGCTAAACTGCCTACCCTCTGTATTTTAATCCTCTTGAAGGGATGGATTAGTGGGGTTCTTAATCGTTCCAACCTGTATTCAGACACTCTAGTCAATTTGTCAAATTACGGCAAAAACAAAAACTCTTCAGATAATTGAGGCATTTTCATTTGCATGGCACGTCAACAAAGAGTGAGCCGGCAGAATCCTTGAATTCTGAAGGATGTTGATTGTGGTGGCGTTGCACGTGCAACAAAGATCCAGCAGCGGCAGTGTCACGCAGTACCCTCGATTCGAGGTTGACTCGAACAGAACATTTATGATCTCATCCTGGTCAAACTTATGTTTTTAGGTCCTTAAAGTCCATCTATCCTTATTCTTCGCCTAGATTTCTGAGTTCTGTCCCGTGGCGTTGGTGTCTTACTCGTCTATAGTTTAATTAATCTTCATTGACTTTGTCTCGCGCTTCTGTTCTCGTAATTACGATTTACAATGTCGACTTTTGTCAAGCCCAGCATGGTTATGGGAGGGGCCTACGTGTGGCCGTGGTGCTACGTGCATGCCCTCTGCGGATTACGACGGATATGACTGATCCTAAGGACCGATTGCGTAAAGGGCCCTtattttacttctttttttttttaaaaatcttttattaCATGAGCCACTGATTCGTGTGCGAATTTATAACTAACTGTCTCATGtgttattttagttttatgaAGTTTGGTCGGGCGCTCGGGCAAGTTATGAACTGGGCTGACTACTTGTCCATTAGGCCTGATTTCCAGCCCAAAATTTGATACAAGTAACTGAAGAATTTGGTAAATGTTCGAGTGGcagaatttcatttttttttttaacgaaacaaaaaaaaatcgaCTGTGATTTAACATATTATTAGTGTATTTGAACATCAAGtcaattatttttcaaagaatgGAGAGCTATCACTGGTTTTAACATCAACTTTCTTTCTATTAGCAATTTGAAACTGTTTAATAGGATTAATCAAAGAGAATAGTGGGCCAGCTCTTATCATTTTAACCTATGAGAATCTTCTCTATCCTGAACACTGATCAGAGTAATCTCGGTAAGATGCCTAAGATGCCATTTTAATTTGCTTAAATCTGTCATCTCAAATCACCTATTATATGTTGAATCTCATGGTGGTGCGATCTAACACGGGCAGAATGACAGTATAATATTATTTTAGTAATGTTGAGActagagttagactctatctctttaagatgaATTTACTTCGCAGATGGTGCTTATAGAACACGACAATCATCTATCATGACTTTATCTTATGATAGCAGCACTGCAAATCGTAAGACCTCCAAACCAAAGAAGCATTTTAAACTCTCCAAATACAAGTATGGAATCCAATGCTTTGCTTTGAATTGGAATCAATCAAATGAGAATATGAGAGATCTTATTCATACCAAATGAAGAGGTAGAAGAACCTCTTGATTtaattagatctcatccatccaaTTTAAATCGGATAATCTAGATCACATCCCTTACCAAGGGGCAtgattgttagggtgtatactaaaagtctagcttttggtataaacatttatctagtaataagaatcacattggtcaaatgtctacatttatgataaatgtagttgttcaattcatttatattgtagataacatggtgtgtgtcaCAATATCACGAGGTTGATCGAcacttataaattataattagCTCACCACCAAATGGAAAGAACAAACCAGTAAGAATCGTAGTAATTAGTCTTATCTTGAtcgtataattacactagtacacttggagCATTATAGGTAATTAGGCGTTCTTTTTATCATCGATTTTATAAACAAAGACTTTTATTACgagaagtgtatgctcttaatcctaatataataaagcaaatatatttgatatttatttctttaatttatcaatgggtgagatttagttcaatgaatcaatgataagttgggaaatggtatcacttagtgtgtgttattgattatatagaaggaaacgtgtccagagatactaggttgataatgtcctcaagaggagctcataaggattgtcatgttaaacccaggtgacatgatgataaggttgagtggtactactcttggactaagatattaattaaatgagtcagaactcacttaattagtggacattcgatatcttaaacacgggagactaacacactcatgataagaaggagccaaatgtaatttgggattgggtagttcaataatagttctctagtggaatgaattattattgataaaattaagttgtgtgttggcgagcacgagatgcttaattttatcgggagaccaaaaccaattcctctctcggtccctatcgtagcctcttgtatagagatttatacccaccacaccTTCTTTTGACGTCAAGCCATGAGCCTTGAAGGCTCGAGTACACAGTGGTTTGGTTTGAAGGCTTGGCCAgcaaagcttggagcccaagcttgaggTGGCACACATCatcaaaaaggattttattaaaattattttatgtggatatcatagttttaaaaagagagtttaaaaattaaatctttccttttaaagctctacaaagattaagaaaagatttgaaatctttccttatttgtagattgaaaggagattttattttaagaaaactttcctttttaaccatgataataatttaaagagagttttaaaaattaaatattctcttttattagtttctattaagaaaagatttgatatctttccttattcatagattgaaaagagattttaattttaagagataactttcctttgaaattatccacatgtttaaagaagaattttaatttataaaatttttattaaccacca includes these proteins:
- the LOC122020374 gene encoding protein FLOWERING LOCUS T-like isoform X2 codes for the protein MQREIRDSLVVGRVVGDVVDPFTRSVALRVIYNSREVTNGCEMKPSAVAEEPRVEVVGTDLDNLYTLIMVDPDAPSPSEPALREYLHWLVTDIPSTARATSAGECGANNGVRAGMAPELQHQGLRRALQPRIAGRRCLLQLSKGVR
- the LOC122020395 gene encoding protein HEADING DATE 3A-like, which encodes MNLERDPLVLGRVISDVLDPFTRSVTLRVTYGSRDVGSGREFKPSQVVNQPRVEVGGTDLRNLYTLVMVDPDAPSPSEPNLREYLHWLVTDIPSTTGATFGQEVMAYCSPRPTMGIHRFVFVLFKQPGRQAVDPPGWRQNFSTRDFAEFYSLGLPVAAVYFNCQRESGSGGRRMYPI
- the LOC121996815 gene encoding NAC domain-containing protein 76-like, whose amino-acid sequence is MMMSSRQLIVPPGFRFHPTDEELLYYYLRKKLAYEAIDLDVIRDVDLNKLEPWDLEDQCKIGSGSQHENEWYFFSRKDKKYPTGTRTNRATAAGFWKATGRDKVIHISNSTTIGMRKTLVFYIGRAPNGQKTDWIMHEYRLANESSQEDGWVVCRVFRKRSYQRGILPDAVADENQFKSTATDSYPLEQKQSFHIPTNFSLNGSVDLPQLLDSEPCSVTSIPPVSMDIRCSKKLVKLASEKTLLPQETLNWDWSILDKLLAAHQIPSHFLQNKVHPPTQLISVDSSVLPKSEQYLGYEAGLLRFSKVNEPLLFD